In Aequorivita sp. H23M31, a single window of DNA contains:
- a CDS encoding glycine--tRNA ligase, which translates to MANNDDQFRKVVSHAREYGYIFASSEIYDGLSAVYDYAQNGVELKKNIREYWWRSMVYMHQNIVGLDSAILMHPTTWKASGHVDAFNDPLIDNKDSKKRYRADVLIEEYAEKLFQKAQKEIEKAKKRFGEKFDEQEYITTNPRVVGYLQEQRTVLERMANSLEKEDLADVKALIEELGIADPDTGSKNWTEVRQFNLMFGTKLGASAENAMDLYLRPETAQGIFVNFLNVQKSGRMKIPFGIAQTGKAFRNEIVARQFIFRMREFEQMEMQFFVRPGEELKWYEYWKEMRLKWHLSLGMGEENYRFHDHDKLAHYANAATDIEFNFPFGFKELEGIHSRTDFDLKAHEKFSGKKLQFFDPELNESYVPYVVETSIGLDRMFLAVLSNSLQDETLEDGSTRTVLKIPAILAPVKAAVLPLIKRDGLPEMAQQIIEDLQWDLNVIYDEKDAVGRRYRRQDAAGTPFCITVDHQSLEDNTVTIRYRDSMQQERISKDEVSKQIKEAISYKTWLS; encoded by the coding sequence ATGGCAAACAACGACGATCAATTTAGAAAAGTGGTCTCCCACGCTAGGGAGTACGGTTATATATTTGCTTCCAGCGAAATTTACGACGGTTTAAGTGCGGTCTATGATTACGCCCAAAATGGGGTGGAGCTCAAAAAAAACATTCGTGAATACTGGTGGCGCAGCATGGTGTATATGCACCAAAATATTGTAGGTCTCGATTCTGCAATTCTAATGCACCCAACTACTTGGAAAGCGTCGGGTCACGTAGATGCCTTTAATGATCCATTAATTGACAACAAAGATTCCAAAAAAAGGTACCGTGCAGATGTTCTTATAGAGGAATATGCTGAAAAACTTTTTCAAAAAGCCCAAAAGGAAATCGAAAAAGCCAAAAAACGATTTGGAGAAAAGTTTGACGAGCAGGAATATATTACCACAAATCCACGCGTTGTAGGATATCTACAGGAACAGCGCACTGTTTTGGAACGAATGGCAAATTCCTTGGAAAAGGAGGATTTGGCAGATGTAAAAGCCCTTATTGAGGAGCTTGGAATTGCCGATCCAGATACTGGTTCCAAAAATTGGACAGAAGTGCGCCAATTCAACCTTATGTTCGGTACCAAGTTGGGAGCTTCCGCAGAGAATGCGATGGATCTTTACCTTCGTCCTGAAACCGCTCAAGGTATCTTTGTGAACTTTCTAAATGTTCAGAAGAGCGGCCGTATGAAGATTCCTTTCGGAATTGCACAGACAGGAAAGGCATTTAGGAATGAAATCGTAGCCAGACAGTTTATATTCAGAATGCGTGAATTTGAACAAATGGAAATGCAATTTTTTGTACGGCCGGGAGAAGAATTGAAATGGTATGAATACTGGAAGGAAATGCGCTTAAAGTGGCATCTTTCCCTTGGCATGGGTGAAGAAAACTATCGCTTTCACGACCACGATAAACTTGCGCATTATGCCAATGCTGCTACCGATATCGAATTTAATTTCCCTTTCGGATTTAAGGAATTGGAAGGAATTCACTCCAGAACTGATTTTGATTTAAAAGCACACGAGAAATTTTCAGGAAAAAAGCTTCAGTTTTTCGATCCTGAACTCAATGAAAGTTACGTTCCTTATGTAGTAGAGACCTCTATTGGTCTAGATAGAATGTTTTTAGCTGTATTATCAAATTCACTTCAAGATGAAACTTTAGAAGATGGAAGTACCCGTACGGTTTTAAAGATTCCAGCTATCCTAGCGCCGGTAAAAGCCGCCGTTTTGCCGCTGATTAAAAGAGATGGTCTGCCCGAAATGGCACAACAGATTATTGAGGATCTTCAATGGGATCTCAATGTTATTTATGATGAAAAGGATGCAGTGGGTCGGCGTTACAGACGTCAGGATGCTGCCGGAACTCCTTTTTGTATAACAGTGGACCATCAATCTTTAGAAGATAATACAGTGACGATAAGATATCGTGATTCCATGCAGCAAGAACGGATTTCCAAGGATGAGGTTTCAAAACAAATTAAAGAAGCTATTTCGTATAAGACTTGGCTTTCCTAA
- a CDS encoding RNA polymerase sigma factor: MTLDEIIIQCKQQDSVAQGELYKRYNRILFAICLRYSPNYTEAEDNLQDSFITIFKKIGQYNAKGSFEGWIKRITVNTVLQKYRKQRTLEIIDEEQIGIEDEVEVDADEVPLQFLLKIIQELPDRYRLVFSMYVLDGYQHKEIAEMLGISDGTSKSNLARARAILKTKIEAYKYKDNA, from the coding sequence TTGACTTTAGATGAGATAATCATACAATGCAAGCAGCAGGATTCGGTGGCGCAGGGGGAATTGTACAAAAGGTATAATAGAATCCTTTTCGCCATTTGTCTTCGCTATTCGCCCAATTATACAGAGGCCGAGGACAATTTGCAAGATTCTTTCATAACTATTTTTAAAAAGATAGGTCAATATAATGCTAAAGGTTCTTTCGAAGGTTGGATTAAAAGGATTACGGTAAATACCGTTCTTCAGAAGTATCGAAAGCAACGAACTTTGGAGATTATCGATGAAGAACAGATTGGTATAGAGGATGAAGTTGAAGTGGATGCCGATGAGGTCCCCTTACAGTTTTTGTTGAAAATAATTCAAGAATTGCCCGATCGATATCGATTGGTTTTCAGTATGTATGTACTGGATGGCTATCAGCATAAAGAGATTGCCGAAATGTTGGGAATAAGTGACGGCACATCAAAATCCAATTTGGCGAGAGCCAGAGCCATTTTGAAAACCAAGATTGAAGCTTATAAGTATAAGGATAATGCTTGA
- a CDS encoding outer membrane beta-barrel protein, which produces MEQKKNIDELFKEAFKNMEATPSPRVWENIQAKLKKEKRSRKIIPLWIKYGGIAALLALLFTIGNSVFNPNDPITNAITNENIIDSVEGIDGNEDIIKSKVPEAPIASEQEDIPQNSTPNNKENVIDFSNDKREKSSIEKTSKTAIASSVSDDNSKSLESDKEKHTNKHNDKTAISKAETNLAVNENEKTDNYIESEKVVEPFRRKEGEMLKDAEERIAITEGVNENSSVHEIKGDSINKKSLLDVIAENEKADKQENSEFENPTPRRRWMVTPNVAPVYYSSLGNGSSIAPDFTDNPQKGDVNMSYGLQVSYALSERLSLRTGMSNVDLSYSTSDIIIGTGPVSLALSSVDYGSRQIVVTAISKNSLTNGNAPSNEFGEISTKSSGSDARLIQNLSYFEVPLELKYAVIDNRFGINLIGGISTLFLGNNEISVKSDNFSSVLGPANNLSDVSFSTNIGLGLDYKLSKAFVFNIEPMFKYQLNPYTDSSVNFKPYYLGVYSGLSFKF; this is translated from the coding sequence ATGGAACAAAAGAAAAACATAGACGAACTTTTTAAGGAAGCCTTTAAAAATATGGAGGCCACACCTTCGCCGCGCGTTTGGGAAAATATACAAGCGAAATTGAAAAAGGAGAAGAGGAGCCGTAAGATAATCCCGCTATGGATAAAGTATGGTGGCATTGCGGCGTTGTTAGCTCTATTGTTTACTATTGGAAATTCGGTTTTTAATCCTAACGATCCGATTACCAACGCTATCACAAATGAGAATATAATTGATTCGGTAGAAGGAATAGATGGTAATGAGGATATTATAAAATCTAAAGTTCCAGAAGCTCCTATTGCTTCGGAACAGGAAGATATTCCTCAAAATTCCACTCCTAATAATAAAGAGAATGTTATTGATTTTTCTAATGATAAAAGAGAAAAATCCTCTATTGAAAAAACGTCTAAAACCGCTATAGCATCCAGTGTTTCTGATGACAATTCCAAGTCTTTAGAATCTGACAAAGAAAAGCACACAAACAAACACAACGATAAAACCGCAATTTCAAAAGCTGAAACTAATTTAGCGGTGAACGAAAATGAAAAAACAGATAATTATATAGAATCTGAGAAAGTAGTTGAACCTTTTAGAAGAAAGGAAGGTGAAATGTTAAAAGATGCTGAGGAAAGAATTGCCATAACGGAAGGCGTAAACGAAAATTCATCAGTTCATGAAATAAAAGGAGATTCCATAAACAAGAAATCACTTCTTGATGTTATTGCTGAAAATGAGAAGGCGGATAAGCAAGAAAATTCAGAATTTGAGAATCCCACACCTAGACGACGTTGGATGGTCACACCAAATGTTGCTCCCGTATATTACAGTAGCTTAGGAAATGGATCTTCAATAGCTCCGGATTTTACAGATAATCCTCAAAAAGGAGACGTGAATATGAGTTATGGTCTTCAGGTGAGCTACGCTCTAAGTGAGCGCTTGAGTCTTCGTACAGGAATGAGCAATGTGGATTTAAGCTATAGTACCTCAGATATTATAATTGGCACAGGGCCAGTTTCTCTAGCACTTTCTTCTGTTGATTATGGTTCTAGGCAAATAGTTGTTACTGCTATCAGTAAAAATTCTTTAACCAATGGAAATGCTCCATCAAATGAGTTTGGTGAAATTTCAACGAAATCTTCTGGGTCCGATGCACGTCTAATTCAAAATCTAAGTTATTTTGAAGTTCCATTGGAATTAAAATATGCGGTAATCGATAACAGATTTGGGATAAACCTTATTGGGGGCATTAGTACCTTATTTTTGGGGAATAATGAAATTTCCGTGAAATCGGACAATTTTAGCAGTGTTCTAGGTCCAGCGAATAATTTATCGGATGTTAGCTTCTCAACCAATATAGGTTTGGGGCTGGATTATAAATTATCTAAAGCATTCGTATTTAATATAGAGCCGATGTTCAAATACCAGCTCAATCCCTACACCGACTCATCAGTAAACTTTAAGCCTTATTACCTAGGGGTTTATAGTGGATTAAGTTTTAAGTTTTAG
- a CDS encoding gliding motility lipoprotein GldH gives MLRFLALFLLVGCVVSCDSNTVFSETKAMDGFWGETEVVDFNLPQLDSLKNYNIFVNIRNTNEYKYNNIFLIVSINFPYGKTVTDTLEYRMANPDGSWMGQGIGDVKENKLWYKEGVRFFEDGNYNVTIEQAMRNNGSVEGVRKLEGITDVGLSIEENTKQ, from the coding sequence ATGCTTAGATTTTTGGCACTTTTTTTGCTCGTTGGGTGCGTCGTTTCTTGCGATTCAAATACGGTTTTTAGCGAAACAAAGGCTATGGATGGATTTTGGGGTGAAACGGAAGTGGTTGACTTTAATTTACCGCAGTTGGATTCCTTAAAGAACTACAATATTTTCGTGAATATCCGTAATACAAATGAATACAAGTACAATAATATCTTCTTGATAGTGTCCATCAATTTCCCCTATGGTAAGACCGTTACCGATACACTCGAGTATAGAATGGCAAATCCTGATGGTTCTTGGATGGGTCAGGGTATTGGCGATGTAAAGGAGAATAAGTTATGGTACAAAGAAGGTGTCCGCTTTTTTGAAGATGGCAACTACAATGTAACCATAGAGCAGGCAATGCGCAATAACGGTTCTGTGGAAGGCGTTAGAAAACTTGAAGGAATAACAGATGTAGGCTTGAGCATTGAGGAAAATACCAAGCAGTAA
- the trhO gene encoding oxygen-dependent tRNA uridine(34) hydroxylase TrhO, with protein sequence MQLYNKLSAKERESLLEEAGEERLTLSFYQYAKIGNPHLFRNHLFIAWHEQDVLGRIYVAHEGINAQLSVPAKRFNEFKEFLDGIYFLKDVRLNIAIEHDLKSFLKLKVKVRHKIVADGLNDDTFDVTNKGIHVDAIRFNELIEDPNTVLVDMRNHYESEIGHFKNAVTPDVDTFRDSLDIIEEELKDHKEDKKLVMYCTGGIRCEKASAYYKHKGFKNVFQLEGGIIEYARQVEDQGLENKFIGKNFVFDHRRGERITEDVISHCHQCGEPCDSHTNCANEACHLLFIQCENCAVKMENCCSQECIEVIHLPEEEQKRLRQGIPNSNKIFKKGRSEKLRFKK encoded by the coding sequence ATGCAACTGTACAATAAATTAAGTGCGAAAGAAAGGGAATCCCTACTTGAAGAAGCCGGCGAAGAACGGCTTACCCTTTCTTTTTATCAATATGCCAAAATTGGCAATCCCCACCTTTTCAGAAATCACTTATTCATCGCTTGGCATGAACAGGACGTGCTTGGTCGAATATATGTCGCTCACGAAGGTATAAATGCCCAGCTGTCAGTGCCAGCGAAACGTTTTAATGAGTTTAAGGAATTTCTGGATGGCATTTACTTTTTAAAAGATGTCCGTCTCAACATTGCCATTGAGCACGATTTAAAATCGTTTTTAAAATTGAAAGTAAAAGTGCGCCATAAAATCGTAGCGGATGGACTAAACGATGACACTTTTGATGTGACCAATAAAGGAATTCATGTGGATGCTATCCGCTTTAATGAACTTATTGAAGACCCAAATACGGTACTGGTGGATATGCGTAACCATTACGAAAGCGAAATAGGTCATTTTAAGAATGCTGTCACGCCTGATGTGGATACCTTCCGCGATTCCCTGGATATTATTGAAGAGGAGTTAAAGGACCATAAGGAAGATAAAAAATTGGTAATGTATTGCACGGGAGGAATACGCTGCGAAAAAGCTAGTGCCTACTATAAGCATAAAGGTTTTAAAAATGTGTTTCAACTGGAAGGCGGAATTATCGAATATGCCCGTCAAGTAGAAGACCAGGGACTTGAAAATAAATTTATTGGGAAAAACTTTGTATTCGACCATCGCCGGGGAGAACGGATTACTGAAGACGTCATTAGTCATTGCCACCAATGCGGCGAGCCCTGCGATTCGCATACCAATTGTGCCAATGAAGCCTGTCATTTGCTTTTTATTCAGTGTGAAAATTGCGCTGTGAAAATGGAAAATTGCTGCTCTCAGGAATGTATTGAAGTAATCCATCTACCTGAGGAGGAACAGAAAAGACTCCGTCAAGGCATTCCGAATAGCAATAAAATATTTAAGAAAGGAAGATCGGAAAAGCTAAGATTTAAAAAATAA
- a CDS encoding Ig-like domain-containing domain, with protein sequence MKHRLLYIPIAFLFLLSFVDCAKKGTPSGGPRDTIPPIIVRSTPENYSTYFSGDEIEIRFNEYIKLKEIDKQLVISPPMKYKPLITPLSTSKILKIKILDTLKPNTTYSFNFGKSIVDNNEGNPYEYYKYVFSTGSYIDSLTVSGNVKDALLITPEIPTTVVLYEANETYKDSLIFSEKPTYVTVTQDSTGFFELTNLKEGKYFLLALKEKNNDYIFQPNTDKIGFVEGAITVPTDSTYSLTLFKENPSYKLTRPSQAGKNHIVFGYEGNDEDPQIEILSQTPDDYTTKIYKDDKRDTLNYWFKPVIETDSLVFRVSNKSTVDTVTVRMKELYADSLKISAVKSGTLKLNDTFKLRSNIPIIDYDTEKFQVMKRDSSFLEPSMKLVSKYNWVEMYFPKEEDQTYTIKVFPGAFTDFFEHTNDTLQYKINTQSSGEYGTLNLTLLNVSRFPIIVQMVNSKFNVVSQEYLPDMTDSVSDKSVVFFDELSPDKYYIRIIYDDNENRKWDTGNFLERRPPEQVIYYPSVIEVRANWSLNETFILK encoded by the coding sequence TTGAAACATCGCCTCCTCTATATTCCCATAGCATTCCTTTTCCTCCTTTCATTTGTGGATTGCGCAAAAAAAGGAACACCTTCAGGTGGACCTCGCGATACCATTCCTCCAATAATTGTACGGAGCACTCCGGAAAACTATAGCACCTATTTTTCTGGTGATGAAATTGAAATCCGATTTAACGAGTATATTAAACTTAAGGAGATTGATAAGCAACTGGTTATTTCACCTCCTATGAAATATAAGCCATTAATCACTCCCTTAAGTACTTCCAAAATTCTAAAAATTAAAATTCTTGATACCTTAAAGCCCAACACCACCTATTCCTTCAATTTTGGAAAGAGCATCGTGGACAATAATGAAGGAAATCCCTATGAATATTATAAATATGTTTTTTCTACAGGTAGTTACATTGATAGTCTAACAGTCTCTGGAAATGTTAAGGATGCCCTGCTTATAACTCCAGAAATCCCAACTACTGTGGTTCTTTATGAAGCAAATGAAACCTATAAGGATTCCCTGATTTTTTCCGAAAAACCAACGTATGTTACCGTGACACAAGACAGCACAGGTTTCTTTGAACTTACAAATTTAAAAGAGGGGAAATACTTTCTTTTAGCCTTAAAGGAAAAGAATAATGATTATATTTTTCAACCTAATACAGATAAAATTGGATTCGTTGAAGGAGCCATAACTGTACCTACAGATTCAACGTACTCCCTCACTCTTTTTAAGGAAAATCCCAGTTATAAATTGACCCGCCCATCGCAAGCAGGAAAAAACCATATCGTCTTCGGATATGAAGGTAATGATGAAGATCCCCAGATTGAGATTCTTTCTCAGACCCCTGACGATTATACCACCAAAATTTACAAGGACGACAAAAGAGATACACTGAATTATTGGTTTAAACCCGTTATTGAAACAGATTCGTTGGTGTTTAGGGTTTCAAATAAAAGCACAGTTGATACGGTTACGGTTAGAATGAAAGAACTGTATGCGGATTCGCTCAAAATATCGGCGGTAAAATCGGGTACTTTGAAATTGAATGATACTTTTAAGTTACGTTCCAACATTCCTATAATAGATTATGATACGGAAAAATTCCAGGTTATGAAAAGGGATTCATCGTTTTTAGAGCCTAGTATGAAGCTCGTTTCGAAGTATAATTGGGTGGAAATGTATTTTCCAAAAGAAGAGGACCAAACCTACACGATTAAAGTTTTTCCTGGAGCGTTCACTGATTTTTTTGAGCATACAAACGACACACTTCAATATAAGATAAATACGCAAAGCAGTGGGGAATATGGTACACTTAACCTGACCTTGCTAAATGTATCTCGATTCCCCATAATTGTGCAGATGGTAAATAGTAAATTCAACGTGGTTTCTCAAGAATATCTTCCGGATATGACGGATAGCGTATCTGACAAGAGCGTAGTATTTTTTGATGAACTCTCACCCGATAAATATTATATACGCATTATTTACGATGATAACGAAAACCGAAAGTGGGATACGGGAAATTTTCTAGAAAGACGACCTCCAGAACAGGTTATATATTATCCATCCGTAATAGAAGTGCGGGCAAACTGGAGCTTAAACGAGACTTTTATTTTAAAATAA
- a CDS encoding ComF family protein yields the protein MLNVLFPKVCEGCGEMLSSTENLLCLLCRHQIPLTNFHKLDDTSLKNKFYGRFPLINATALFHFQKRGLTQELLHNLKYRGRKELSFLFGAWLGAELAENQKFNKVTMVIPVPLHKQKLKKRGYNQVEGFGIELAKALQVPYRDDILVKVSKTGSQVFKTRILRFEMEEMFLNQKIEEVTDQHILLVDDIVTTGATLEKCALQLLKGEGVKISIATIATG from the coding sequence ATGTTAAATGTTCTATTTCCAAAGGTTTGTGAGGGTTGCGGAGAGATGCTTTCCTCCACAGAAAATTTACTTTGTTTGTTGTGCCGACATCAAATTCCTCTTACAAATTTCCATAAACTGGACGATACAAGTCTAAAAAATAAATTTTACGGACGCTTCCCCTTGATTAATGCAACAGCCCTTTTCCATTTCCAGAAGAGAGGATTAACGCAAGAGCTGCTTCATAATCTAAAGTATAGAGGGCGAAAAGAATTAAGCTTCCTTTTTGGAGCATGGCTGGGAGCGGAGCTGGCAGAAAATCAAAAATTCAATAAGGTAACTATGGTAATCCCAGTTCCTTTACATAAACAAAAGCTCAAAAAGCGTGGTTATAATCAAGTTGAAGGCTTCGGAATCGAACTGGCTAAAGCACTGCAAGTACCTTATCGTGACGATATTTTGGTGAAGGTTTCCAAAACCGGCTCGCAAGTTTTTAAGACCCGAATTCTCCGATTTGAAATGGAAGAGATGTTTTTAAATCAAAAAATAGAGGAAGTTACTGACCAACACATTTTATTAGTTGATGATATTGTTACCACTGGGGCCACCTTGGAGAAATGTGCACTGCAATTACTAAAAGGGGAAGGGGTTAAAATAAGTATTGCTACAATTGCAACGGGTTAA
- a CDS encoding PSP1 domain-containing protein — protein sequence MGCNSCASSTGGQPRGCKNNGTCGTDGCNKLTVFDWLSNMSLPSSMEPFNAVEVRFKNGRKEFFQNPETITLSIGDIVATEASPGHDIGIITLTGELVRVQMKKKRIPLKTEALPKIYRKASQKDIDIWQSYRERENAIQKRSREIAIRLGLQMKISDVEFQGDGSKVIFYYTAEERVDFRELIKEFARAFNSRIEMKQVGFRQEAARLGGIGSCGRELCCSTWLTDFRSVNTTAARYQQLSLNPQKLAGQCGKLKCCLNYELDTYLEALESFPNTETKLFTEKGTASCQKIDIFKGRLWYAYEKEGMNWHELTAEKANEIIEQNKKGVKPHALEEFVLEIPEDEKKPFDDLVGQDSLTRFDQPKQKSKSRSRNKNKKKTKSKSGVSTAPSKSTTRPNKNRKPSRDA from the coding sequence ATGGGCTGTAACAGCTGTGCCTCAAGCACCGGCGGCCAACCCAGAGGATGCAAGAACAACGGGACTTGCGGAACTGATGGCTGTAATAAACTCACGGTGTTCGACTGGCTTTCAAATATGTCGCTTCCCAGCAGTATGGAACCTTTTAATGCGGTAGAAGTACGCTTTAAAAACGGCAGAAAAGAATTCTTTCAAAATCCGGAAACCATTACCTTAAGTATTGGCGATATTGTAGCTACGGAAGCTTCACCTGGTCATGATATTGGAATAATAACGCTGACGGGAGAACTTGTCCGTGTACAAATGAAAAAGAAACGTATTCCCTTAAAGACGGAAGCACTTCCTAAAATCTACCGAAAGGCCTCCCAAAAAGATATAGACATTTGGCAGTCCTATAGGGAAAGGGAAAATGCTATTCAAAAACGCTCCCGCGAAATAGCAATACGTCTCGGACTTCAAATGAAAATTAGTGATGTTGAATTTCAAGGGGACGGCTCTAAGGTAATTTTTTACTATACTGCGGAAGAAAGGGTAGATTTTCGTGAATTGATAAAAGAGTTTGCGCGGGCTTTCAATTCCAGAATTGAAATGAAGCAAGTAGGTTTCCGCCAGGAAGCTGCGCGTCTAGGAGGAATCGGAAGTTGTGGTAGAGAACTTTGCTGCTCTACTTGGTTAACAGATTTCCGTTCTGTAAACACCACGGCAGCTAGATATCAGCAACTTTCTTTAAATCCGCAAAAGCTTGCAGGTCAATGTGGTAAATTAAAATGTTGCCTCAATTACGAACTCGACACTTACTTGGAAGCTTTAGAGTCTTTTCCAAATACGGAAACCAAACTTTTTACTGAAAAAGGAACAGCCAGTTGTCAGAAAATCGATATTTTCAAGGGTCGGCTTTGGTATGCCTACGAAAAAGAAGGTATGAATTGGCACGAGCTTACTGCAGAAAAGGCCAATGAAATTATCGAGCAGAATAAAAAGGGTGTAAAACCGCATGCATTGGAAGAATTCGTTCTTGAGATTCCGGAAGATGAGAAAAAACCATTTGATGATTTGGTAGGTCAGGACAGCTTGACTCGATTTGATCAGCCAAAGCAAAAAAGCAAAAGCCGGAGTAGGAACAAAAACAAGAAAAAAACCAAAAGTAAAAGTGGTGTAAGTACGGCCCCGAGCAAAAGTACCACCAGACCAAATAAAAACAGAAAGCCTAGTAGGGATGCTTAG
- a CDS encoding amidohydrolase has translation MSNTLKITIVQSELYWENAEENLKMFSEKIAAINTETNLIILPEMFSTGFSMNPADLAEPAGGRTFKWMVSQAKNYNTAITGSVIISENDHFFNRLFFIYPDGHFEKYDKKHTFTFAGENEVYANGTERLVLDYKGWKICPLICYDLRFPVWARNTEDYDLLIYVANWPKVRTLAWDTLLQARAIENMAYCVGVNRVGVDGNIHEYVGHSAVYDPVGKNVSTCSVGEFTETIILEKKHIQENRNRFRFLNDRDSFKFV, from the coding sequence TTGAGCAATACTTTAAAAATAACCATCGTTCAAAGTGAATTATATTGGGAAAACGCAGAGGAAAATCTGAAAATGTTTTCGGAGAAAATTGCAGCAATTAATACGGAAACCAATTTGATTATATTACCGGAAATGTTTTCCACTGGGTTTTCTATGAATCCTGCCGATCTTGCTGAACCCGCGGGTGGCAGAACCTTTAAATGGATGGTTTCCCAAGCTAAAAATTATAATACTGCCATAACAGGAAGTGTTATTATTTCAGAAAATGATCACTTTTTTAACCGACTTTTCTTTATTTATCCAGATGGCCATTTTGAAAAATATGACAAAAAGCACACCTTTACTTTTGCAGGTGAGAATGAAGTTTATGCCAATGGAACAGAGCGTTTAGTACTAGATTATAAGGGATGGAAAATTTGTCCCTTAATATGTTACGATCTTCGTTTTCCAGTATGGGCACGGAACACTGAAGATTACGATCTGTTAATTTATGTGGCCAATTGGCCTAAAGTCCGCACCCTAGCGTGGGACACTTTATTGCAGGCTCGTGCAATTGAAAACATGGCATATTGTGTAGGTGTGAATAGAGTAGGTGTTGATGGGAACATCCACGAATATGTAGGACATTCCGCAGTTTATGATCCGGTAGGAAAAAATGTTTCTACTTGTTCTGTTGGGGAATTCACCGAGACCATTATCCTAGAAAAGAAACATATTCAGGAAAACCGAAATCGTTTTCGATTTTTAAATGATAGGGATTCGTTTAAGTTTGTGTAG
- the recA gene encoding recombinase RecA gives MSTEKEAKLKALKLTLDKLDKTYGKGTVMKMGDSAVEDIDVIPTGSLGLDVALGVGGYPRGRVIEIYGPESSGKTTLTLHAMAEAQKKGGIAAFIDAEHAFDRVYAEKLGVDVENLIISQPDNGEQALEIADNLIRSGAIDIVVIDSVAALTPKSEIEGEMGDSKMGLHARLMSQALRKLTASISKTKCTVIFINQLREKIGVMFGNPETTTGGNALKFYASVRLDIRRSTQIKDSNSNATGNKTRVKVVKNKVAPPFKQAEFDIMYGEGISKVGEIIDLGVDFEIIKKAGSWFSYDDTKLGQGRDAVKALLLDNPELMEELEIKIKDSIAAITQ, from the coding sequence ATGAGCACAGAAAAAGAAGCGAAACTAAAAGCTTTAAAGCTTACTCTTGATAAATTGGACAAGACATACGGTAAGGGAACCGTGATGAAAATGGGCGATAGTGCCGTTGAAGATATTGATGTAATTCCAACCGGTTCGCTAGGACTTGATGTAGCCCTGGGAGTAGGAGGTTATCCCCGAGGTAGGGTTATTGAAATCTACGGTCCAGAATCTTCGGGTAAAACAACTTTAACCTTGCATGCCATGGCCGAAGCGCAGAAAAAAGGAGGAATTGCAGCCTTTATTGATGCCGAGCATGCTTTTGACAGGGTTTATGCGGAAAAATTGGGGGTTGATGTAGAAAACCTTATCATTTCGCAACCTGACAATGGGGAGCAGGCATTGGAAATTGCCGATAACCTAATTCGAAGTGGTGCTATTGACATTGTCGTTATTGACTCAGTTGCCGCATTGACCCCGAAAAGTGAAATCGAGGGCGAAATGGGCGATAGTAAAATGGGACTTCATGCTCGGCTGATGAGCCAAGCGCTCAGAAAACTTACCGCTTCGATAAGCAAGACAAAATGTACGGTGATTTTTATTAATCAGCTTCGAGAAAAAATTGGAGTAATGTTCGGTAATCCCGAGACTACAACGGGAGGAAACGCATTAAAATTTTATGCTTCCGTGCGTTTGGATATTCGTCGTTCTACCCAAATAAAAGATTCCAACAGTAATGCTACGGGAAACAAAACCCGCGTGAAAGTGGTAAAAAACAAAGTGGCGCCACCTTTTAAACAAGCCGAATTTGATATTATGTACGGGGAGGGGATTTCCAAGGTAGGTGAGATTATTGATTTGGGCGTGGATTTTGAAATCATAAAAAAAGCCGGATCTTGGTTCAGTTACGATGATACTAAATTAGGTCAGGGCCGGGATGCTGTTAAAGCTCTTCTTTTGGACAACCCAGAGTTAATGGAGGAACTGGAAATAAAAATTAAGGATAGCATCGCAGCTATAACCCAATAA